One Verrucomicrobiota bacterium DNA segment encodes these proteins:
- a CDS encoding WD40 repeat domain-containing protein, giving the protein MVRRSRLSKPAEVLPAHTNEVRSVAISPDGRCFASASADQTIKLWDASNRKELLTIRGHESAVNDVAFSPGGASLASAGADGTVKVWSVSNGTQIVSFRGYAGDGALFKMDPSLLKRYDLTLPTNGPIQTPPRQSGAPGEQVLPAPGAGATPEASRVGANEDGVIAVSFSVDGKVLASLSRNGLLICEATTGQVIRQSSEVDAKRYNNVAFSRDGLLMAIPRHGTRLATIEFLNPKTADVVEEVTDYFSELGQLFVGCTRVAFSADSRWFAAGNHLGHVRIAKMPGGFHQLASYLFSGAPRVKRWLESDYITFSAHIGSVTGLVFSPEGNRLASSSEDGTIKIWDAKSGQEILTLRGHTGGVNSVAFSPDGQRLISGGTDGTVRIWDATPAGFQSAKRAP; this is encoded by the coding sequence GTGGTGCGGCGGTCGCGACTTTCAAAGCCGGCCGAAGTTCTCCCGGCGCATACCAATGAAGTTCGGAGCGTGGCCATCAGTCCAGACGGTCGGTGTTTCGCATCCGCCAGCGCGGACCAAACCATTAAGCTTTGGGATGCGAGCAATCGCAAAGAACTCCTGACCATTCGCGGGCATGAAAGTGCCGTGAACGACGTGGCCTTTAGCCCAGGTGGAGCGTCTCTGGCCTCCGCCGGCGCCGACGGAACTGTAAAAGTTTGGAGCGTCAGCAATGGTACTCAGATCGTGAGTTTTCGAGGATACGCCGGTGATGGGGCGCTTTTCAAAATGGACCCAAGTTTGTTGAAACGGTATGACCTCACGCTTCCAACCAATGGGCCCATTCAAACACCCCCTCGTCAGTCCGGCGCACCCGGAGAGCAAGTTCTGCCGGCACCGGGGGCAGGTGCCACTCCAGAGGCTTCGAGAGTCGGCGCAAACGAGGACGGGGTAATCGCCGTTTCGTTCAGCGTTGACGGCAAAGTTTTGGCGTCGCTCAGCCGTAACGGTCTGCTCATTTGCGAAGCGACAACCGGTCAGGTGATTCGCCAAAGCAGCGAAGTGGACGCCAAGCGTTACAACAATGTGGCGTTCAGTCGCGATGGCTTGCTTATGGCCATCCCCCGGCACGGCACGAGACTAGCCACGATCGAGTTTCTAAACCCCAAGACCGCTGACGTAGTTGAGGAAGTGACAGACTATTTTTCTGAATTGGGACAACTTTTTGTGGGGTGTACTCGCGTTGCCTTCAGCGCGGATAGCCGATGGTTTGCCGCCGGAAATCACTTGGGGCATGTAAGAATCGCCAAGATGCCTGGAGGATTTCACCAGCTAGCCTCCTATCTCTTTTCCGGGGCGCCAAGAGTGAAACGCTGGCTCGAATCCGACTACATCACTTTCTCCGCCCACATTGGCTCCGTGACCGGCCTCGTATTCAGCCCGGAAGGGAACCGCCTGGCTTCGTCCAGCGAAGACGGAACGATCAAGATTTGGGATGCAAAGTCCGGACAGGAAATCCTGACGTTGCGCGGTCATACCGGCGGCGTAAACAGCGTGGCCTTCAGTCCGGATGGCCAGCGGCTTATTTCCGGCGGCACGGACGGAACAGTTCGGATTTGGGATGCGACTCCCGCAGGCTTTCAGAGTGCGAAACGCGCTCCTTGA